In Nitrososphaerota archaeon, one DNA window encodes the following:
- a CDS encoding nucleoside hydrolase: MKKKVILDMDPGIDDALAILLAFRSPELDILGITIVSGNVHANKGAINALRTLNILKIKEDIPVYIGQDKPLLRPLITAEWVHGSDGLGDANIPMPSRKPNEGNGVKFIIDTIMSSKQNEITLIATGPLTNIATSLLLEPKIAKRVKELILMGGAFGLTPYGIGNATPVSEFNFYTDPEAAKIVFESGIPITAVGLDVTTDPKAIITKDIYEKMATSSSEIHQFAAKIMKNLVNLFGYMQLHDPMAVAMAIDSSFFKTSKYYVTIAINNDDTRGQAIVERREWLPKEFKKEPNANIANWVDGSRFLNFFLERIK, encoded by the coding sequence ATGAAGAAGAAAGTTATTCTTGATATGGATCCAGGTATAGATGATGCTTTAGCGATACTTTTAGCTTTTCGTTCCCCTGAATTAGATATTTTAGGCATAACTATTGTTTCTGGAAATGTACATGCTAATAAAGGAGCTATTAATGCATTAAGAACATTAAATATTCTTAAAATTAAAGAAGATATTCCAGTTTATATTGGTCAAGATAAGCCTTTACTTAGACCATTAATAACTGCAGAGTGGGTACATGGATCGGATGGACTTGGAGATGCAAATATTCCAATGCCTTCGAGAAAACCGAATGAAGGAAATGGAGTAAAATTTATTATAGATACTATTATGAGTTCGAAGCAAAATGAAATCACTTTAATTGCAACTGGACCATTAACAAATATTGCAACATCATTACTTCTTGAGCCAAAAATAGCTAAAAGAGTTAAAGAGTTGATCTTAATGGGAGGGGCCTTTGGATTAACACCTTATGGCATTGGAAATGCAACACCAGTTTCAGAATTTAATTTTTATACAGATCCAGAAGCTGCAAAAATCGTTTTTGAATCTGGTATTCCAATAACTGCTGTTGGACTTGATGTAACAACAGACCCTAAAGCAATAATAACAAAAGATATTTATGAAAAAATGGCTACATCTTCATCTGAGATTCATCAATTTGCTGCAAAAATTATGAAAAATTTAGTTAATCTTTTTGGTTATATGCAACTGCATGATCCTATGGCTGTAGCTATGGCAATCGATTCAAGTTTCTTTAAAACTTCTAAATATTATGTAACTATTGCTATAAATAATGATGATACGAGAGGACAAGCAATTGTTGAAAGAAGAGAATGGCTACCTAAAGAATTTAAGAAAGAACCTAATGCGAATATTGCAAATTGGGTTGATGGTTCTCGTTTCCTTAATTT
- a CDS encoding energy-coupling factor transporter transmembrane component T, producing MSSIGTSLLRRSIVVKETLIHKADPRTKFIFFLWISIFAYIFYDYVLTVIFLIGIMILALIGKVLKRILLSVAVIVLPWIALGVPILSVLFPWNSTLIYKLEIFGWQIPFYYEGLAWGLTWPLRIGVCITSALLFYLTTNPASLIALLFKFKLPFRFIYAFAAATQLIPLLVDEAGTIYQAQLSRGLRTDVGIIKRIWNFLILIIPLTLSSLTKVQIRAIALESRGFSAPVIKTCLYDIKFKKIDYIFFIGMIITTLILIYVYIVYGFSPIVHLKQYFIAG from the coding sequence TTGAGTTCTATTGGAACAAGTTTACTTCGTAGAAGTATTGTTGTTAAGGAAACTTTAATACATAAAGCTGATCCCCGAACTAAATTTATTTTTTTCTTATGGATATCGATTTTTGCTTATATTTTTTATGATTATGTTTTAACAGTAATTTTCCTAATTGGAATTATGATTTTAGCTTTAATAGGGAAAGTTCTTAAGAGAATTCTTTTAAGTGTAGCTGTAATTGTTCTTCCATGGATAGCTTTAGGTGTGCCAATACTTTCAGTATTATTTCCTTGGAATTCAACTTTAATTTATAAACTTGAAATTTTTGGATGGCAAATTCCTTTTTATTATGAAGGACTTGCATGGGGATTAACTTGGCCATTAAGAATAGGTGTTTGTATTACTTCAGCTCTTCTTTTCTATCTTACAACAAATCCTGCAAGCTTAATAGCTTTATTATTTAAGTTTAAATTACCCTTTCGTTTTATATATGCTTTTGCAGCTGCGACTCAACTAATTCCATTGCTTGTTGATGAAGCTGGAACTATTTATCAAGCTCAACTTTCAAGAGGTTTACGTACAGATGTAGGAATAATAAAAAGAATATGGAATTTCTTGATTTTAATTATTCCATTAACTCTTAGTTCTCTTACTAAAGTTCAAATAAGAGCGATAGCATTAGAATCTAGAGGTTTTAGTGCTCCAGTAATTAAAACTTGTTTATATGATATAAAATTTAAAAAAATAGATTATATATTTTTCATAGGAATGATTATTACTACATTAATACTAATTTATGTATATATTGTCTATGGTTTCTCACCAATAGTACATTTAAAACAATACTTTATTGCAGGGTGA
- a CDS encoding ABC transporter ATP-binding protein, whose amino-acid sequence MSKEEVIFFKNFSYSYPTKRNVLIDINLKVYRGEVLGIIGPNGAGKSTLCKSLNGLVPHFYGGTIKGSVIVAGMDTLEHTVAELSTKVGLVFQEPENQLSGLALTVEEEVGFGLSMLGFPKELIKERVKEAIEKVGLKGLEKRSPFELSGGQQQRLAIATVLAMKPEIMVLDEPTALLDPIGKYEVFSVLKELITEGSTIVIAEHEIEELAYLTDRILFLKEGKIISLDNARNVLSEISKLKEAGIDPPSVTELTYLLEKELGIKFDQYPITLSEAIKLYSEVLKVK is encoded by the coding sequence TTGTCTAAAGAAGAAGTTATATTTTTTAAAAATTTTTCATATTCATATCCAACAAAAAGAAATGTCCTAATCGATATAAATCTTAAAGTATATAGAGGAGAAGTTTTAGGAATAATTGGACCAAATGGAGCTGGAAAATCAACCCTTTGCAAATCATTAAATGGTTTAGTTCCTCATTTTTATGGTGGAACTATTAAAGGAAGTGTTATAGTAGCTGGTATGGACACATTAGAGCATACAGTTGCAGAACTTTCAACAAAAGTAGGGCTCGTATTTCAAGAACCTGAAAATCAACTTTCAGGACTTGCTTTAACAGTAGAAGAAGAAGTTGGTTTCGGGCTTTCAATGCTTGGCTTTCCAAAGGAACTTATAAAAGAAAGAGTTAAAGAAGCAATCGAGAAAGTTGGACTTAAAGGATTAGAGAAAAGATCACCATTTGAATTAAGTGGTGGACAACAACAAAGGCTTGCTATAGCTACTGTTTTAGCAATGAAACCAGAAATAATGGTGCTTGATGAACCTACAGCTTTACTTGATCCTATAGGAAAATATGAAGTTTTTTCAGTATTAAAAGAATTAATTACAGAAGGTTCAACAATTGTAATAGCGGAACATGAAATTGAAGAACTTGCATATTTGACTGATCGTATTCTTTTTCTTAAAGAAGGTAAAATAATTTCTTTAGATAATGCTAGAAATGTTTTATCAGAAATATCTAAACTTAAGGAAGCAGGAATAGATCCTCCTTCAGTTACAGAATTAACTTATTTATTGGAAAAAGAATTAGGAATTAAATTTGACCAATACCCAATTACATTGTCAGAAGCAATAAAACTTTATAGTGAGGTGTTGAAAGTAAAATGA
- a CDS encoding ATP-binding cassette domain-containing protein codes for MRNTIIKVENVWFKYNEEVTALKGVNLEIKEGEIVALIGQNGGGKTTLAKHLNGLLKPTKGRVIVKDLDTRNTPVHILTNIVGYVFQNPTHQIFTSKVYDEVAYGPKNQGLSQEDIGKRVKMALEMVGLTGYEDTHPHDLNYGQMKLLTIASIIAMQPEVYVLDEPTSGQDHNGRRAIAELILKLNKEGKTVIVITHDMKFVAQVAERTILMANGEIIGDSSTRDLLLNIDLLEKAAIKPPQIAQLCIELKKFGLNFNCLTIDEALKAFSQYIKR; via the coding sequence ATGAGGAATACGATAATTAAAGTTGAGAATGTTTGGTTTAAATATAATGAAGAAGTTACAGCACTTAAAGGTGTGAATTTAGAAATTAAAGAAGGGGAAATAGTTGCTCTTATAGGACAAAATGGAGGAGGAAAAACAACATTAGCTAAACATTTAAATGGGCTTCTTAAACCTACAAAAGGTAGAGTGATTGTAAAAGATTTAGATACAAGAAATACCCCTGTGCACATACTTACTAATATAGTAGGATATGTATTCCAAAATCCTACTCATCAAATTTTTACAAGTAAAGTTTATGATGAAGTAGCTTATGGCCCAAAGAACCAAGGATTATCTCAAGAAGATATTGGAAAAAGAGTAAAAATGGCTTTAGAAATGGTTGGTCTAACAGGATATGAAGATACTCATCCACATGATTTAAATTATGGACAAATGAAGTTACTTACGATTGCCTCTATAATTGCTATGCAACCTGAAGTTTATGTCTTAGATGAGCCAACAAGTGGGCAGGATCATAATGGACGTAGGGCTATTGCAGAGCTTATTTTAAAATTAAATAAAGAAGGTAAAACAGTTATTGTTATTACTCATGACATGAAATTTGTTGCACAAGTAGCTGAAAGAACTATTTTAATGGCTAATGGAGAAATAATAGGAGATAGTTCAACACGAGACCTTCTATTAAATATAGACTTATTGGAAAAAGCTGCAATAAAACCTCCGCAAATAGCCCAATTATGTATTGAGCTTAAAAAATTTGGCTTAAACTTTAATTGTTTAACAATTGATGAAGCTTTAAAAGCTTTTAGTCAATATATTAAGAGGTAA
- the rbsK gene encoding ribokinase: MKEAILTVIGTSHMDFIVYVDRFPKIGETVLGSGFITAPGGKGANQAVAASRLGATCYFISKVGNDFIGESLIENARKNGVRTDYIKKDPRSHSGIALIYVDAKGEDMIVVAPGVDMLISEEDIKEAKEALSSSKVVLTQLEIPTKTAEFAINFAKEMGKKTILNPAPAYHLDEKVYCNIDFLTPNKGELEKLSGMKIDDDSSLIKAAKSLISKGVGCVIVTLGKRGAMIVTADDHELIPSYDVKVVDTVGAGDAFNGALAVAISLDIDIREAVRFANIVASLKVTKKGAQTGLPSIKEVMAFAKSHGIYDLPFTLHE, from the coding sequence ATGAAAGAAGCTATATTAACTGTTATTGGAACTTCACATATGGATTTTATTGTATATGTTGATAGGTTTCCTAAAATTGGAGAGACTGTACTAGGCAGCGGTTTTATAACTGCTCCTGGAGGAAAAGGTGCTAATCAAGCAGTAGCAGCATCCCGTTTAGGTGCTACATGTTATTTTATTAGTAAAGTTGGAAATGATTTTATTGGCGAAAGTCTTATTGAAAATGCAAGGAAGAATGGTGTAAGAACTGATTATATAAAGAAAGATCCAAGATCGCATAGTGGTATTGCTTTAATCTATGTGGATGCAAAAGGTGAAGATATGATAGTAGTAGCTCCAGGTGTTGATATGTTAATCTCAGAAGAAGATATTAAAGAAGCTAAGGAAGCATTATCTTCTTCAAAAGTAGTTTTAACTCAATTAGAAATACCAACAAAAACAGCTGAATTTGCAATAAATTTTGCAAAAGAAATGGGGAAGAAAACAATATTAAATCCTGCACCAGCTTATCATCTCGATGAAAAAGTTTATTGCAATATTGATTTCTTAACACCAAATAAAGGTGAGCTTGAAAAATTAAGTGGAATGAAAATTGATGATGATTCTTCTTTAATAAAAGCTGCTAAATCATTAATATCAAAAGGAGTAGGTTGTGTAATTGTTACTCTTGGAAAAAGAGGTGCTATGATTGTAACTGCTGATGATCATGAGCTTATACCGTCTTATGATGTGAAAGTGGTAGATACTGTAGGAGCAGGAGATGCTTTTAATGGAGCTTTAGCAGTTGCAATATCTCTTGATATCGATATAAGAGAAGCTGTAAGATTTGCTAATATTGTTGCTTCATTAAAAGTAACAAAAAAAGGAGCACAAACTGGATTACCAAGCATAAAAGAAGTTATGGCATTTGCTAAATCTCATGGAATTTATGATTTACCTTTTACCTTACATGAATGA
- a CDS encoding ATP-dependent DNA ligase, whose protein sequence is MEETSFLEVAQLCENLSKTTKRLGKIDMICNFLKKLKPDEIAPAVLLIIGWNFPETLTEPLGISYATLMNILNKKKQETLIKQYLTIKNVKNYFEKIASISGPGSKQKKKDLLLSLISQASPLEIKWLIKNIFGEMQHGVSDGLMIEAIAHATNIDERYIRRAYMFIGDLGKIAEVALTKGKEGILNIGIEIFQPIKPMLAEVSYDLKEVFKEHGGKTALEYKLDGARVQIHKKNNKIRIFSRRLSDVTESLPDIIEIIKEKIKGEEFIIDGEVIGIDKNGKPLPFQDLMRRFKRIKNIDEIIKEIPVKLFLFDIMYYNGESIIDKNYEERWKILSSICDKEILVNRIITSDLIEAENFLKKAIEEGHEGLMAKSLNSKYEIGKRGKKWFKIKPAETLDLVIVGADWGYGRRTGWLSDYYLAAYNEENDEYEIIGKTFKGLTDKEFEEITKKLLEIKIHETEHTVWVKPEIVVEVAFNEIQKSPKYKSGYALRFARIIRIREDKSPKEVDTIIKVKQLYEKQFKYKGLKSKI, encoded by the coding sequence ATGGAAGAAACATCATTTCTTGAAGTAGCTCAATTATGCGAAAATCTTTCAAAAACAACTAAAAGACTTGGAAAAATAGATATGATATGTAATTTTTTAAAAAAATTGAAACCAGACGAAATAGCTCCAGCTGTGCTTTTAATAATTGGTTGGAATTTTCCAGAAACTCTTACTGAACCTCTTGGAATAAGTTATGCTACATTAATGAATATACTTAATAAAAAAAAGCAAGAAACTCTTATAAAACAATACTTAACTATAAAAAATGTTAAAAATTATTTTGAGAAAATAGCCTCTATTAGTGGTCCTGGTTCAAAACAAAAAAAGAAAGATTTATTGTTAAGTTTAATTTCTCAAGCATCTCCATTAGAAATAAAATGGTTAATAAAGAATATTTTTGGAGAAATGCAACATGGTGTAAGTGATGGATTAATGATAGAAGCTATAGCTCATGCAACAAATATAGATGAAAGATATATTAGACGAGCATACATGTTTATTGGAGATCTTGGAAAAATTGCTGAAGTTGCTTTAACAAAAGGTAAAGAAGGAATTTTGAATATAGGAATTGAAATATTTCAACCGATTAAACCTATGTTAGCTGAAGTGAGTTATGATTTAAAAGAAGTTTTTAAGGAACATGGTGGAAAAACAGCTTTAGAATATAAATTAGATGGAGCAAGAGTTCAAATTCATAAGAAAAATAATAAAATAAGAATCTTTAGTAGAAGATTAAGCGATGTAACTGAAAGCTTGCCAGATATAATTGAAATAATTAAAGAAAAAATTAAAGGAGAAGAATTTATTATTGATGGAGAAGTAATTGGAATAGATAAAAATGGCAAACCCCTTCCATTCCAAGATTTAATGAGAAGATTTAAAAGGATAAAGAATATAGATGAAATTATTAAAGAAATTCCTGTTAAATTATTTCTTTTTGATATAATGTATTATAATGGAGAATCAATTATAGATAAAAATTATGAAGAAAGATGGAAAATATTATCATCAATATGTGATAAAGAAATATTAGTGAATAGAATAATAACTAGCGATTTAATTGAAGCAGAAAATTTTTTAAAAAAAGCAATTGAAGAAGGGCATGAAGGATTAATGGCTAAATCATTAAATAGCAAATATGAAATTGGAAAAAGAGGGAAAAAATGGTTTAAAATAAAACCTGCAGAAACATTGGATTTAGTTATAGTTGGAGCAGACTGGGGTTATGGAAGGAGAACAGGTTGGTTAAGTGATTATTATTTAGCAGCATATAATGAAGAAAATGATGAATATGAAATTATTGGAAAAACATTTAAAGGATTAACAGATAAGGAATTTGAAGAAATTACTAAAAAACTTTTAGAAATAAAAATTCATGAGACAGAACATACAGTATGGGTTAAACCTGAAATAGTTGTAGAGGTTGCATTTAATGAAATTCAAAAAAGCCCAAAGTATAAAAGTGGATATGCTTTAAGATTTGCTAGAATAATTAGAATAAGAGAAGACAAATCTCCTAAAGAAGTAGATACTATAATTAAAGTGAAACAATTATATGAAAAACAATTTAAATATAAAGGTTTAAAAAGTAAGATTTAA
- a CDS encoding HEPN domain-containing protein, whose protein sequence is MINKNLKEGLRWIEQAEADLKTAKDCLKDGNYYASAFFAQQCAEKALKGFLFFKGFRALITHSVLELLEKSSEFENSFNDFLDCGRELDRHYIGSRYPNFYPSGAPYKYYTREMAEKCLNCAELILKESKKFLKE, encoded by the coding sequence ATGATAAATAAGAATTTAAAAGAAGGATTAAGATGGATTGAACAAGCTGAAGCAGATTTAAAAACAGCTAAAGATTGTCTTAAAGATGGGAACTATTATGCTTCAGCTTTTTTTGCTCAACAATGTGCTGAAAAAGCATTAAAAGGTTTTTTATTTTTTAAAGGTTTTAGAGCTTTAATAACTCACTCAGTTTTAGAGCTTCTTGAAAAATCATCCGAATTTGAAAATTCATTTAATGATTTTTTAGATTGTGGTAGAGAACTTGATAGACACTATATTGGTTCTAGATATCCAAACTTTTATCCTTCTGGAGCACCTTATAAATATTATACAAGAGAGATGGCTGAAAAATGTTTAAATTGTGCAGAGTTGATCTTAAAGGAATCCAAAAAATTTTTGAAGGAATAG